In a genomic window of Brettanomyces nanus chromosome 1, complete sequence:
- the SER3 gene encoding Phosphoglycerate dehydrogenase ser3 (BUSCO:EOG09341N5H), which yields MSSPVPISQLSNSFKQASLSPKKEVSTSPTSSYLDTALRSRALTLNRPKKALKPFSTGDIKMLILENINQTALSTFHKKGYQVEFYKTSLPEEELIEKIKDVHVIGIRSKTKLTANVLKHAKNLIAIGCFCIGTNQVDLEYAGEHGIAVFNSPFCNSRSVAEMTLAEIIFLSRQMGDRSMEMHQGVWNKKSAKCWEVRGKTLGIVGYGHIGSQLSVLTESLGMHVLYYDILSLMSLGNSEQVSTLDELLSNSDFVTLHVPETPETKNMISTPQLAQMKDGAYLLNNCRGSVVDIPALVEALKLGKLAGAALDVYPAEPRKNGPDFQDGLFPEIEQLKTLKNVILTPHIGGSTEEAQSAIGIEVSHTLSNYINEGTSTGAVNFPEVALRGLDWDQKNAVRVLYIHQNVPGVLKTVNQILSDHNIEKQFSDSRGNVAYLMTDISDVNLDDIKNIYEKLEGTPFRIITRILY from the coding sequence ATGTCTTCACCAGTTCCAATCTCACAGTTGAGTAATTCATTCAAACAAGCGTCGTTGtcaccaaagaaagaggtttCCACTTCGCCTACCTCTTCTTACCTCGACACTGCTCTGAGATCAAGAGCTCTTACTCTTAATAGACCTAAGAAGGCCTTGAAGCCTTTCTCTACGGGAGACATCAAAATGTTGATTCTTGAGAACATCAACCAGACAGCTCTTAGCACTTTCCATAAGAAAGGCTACCAGGTTGAATTCTACAAGACTTCTTTGCCggaggaagaattgattgaGAAAATCAAGGACGTTCATGTCATCGGAATCAGATCCAAGACAAAGTTGACCGCCAATGTGCTTAAGCACGCCAAGAACTTGATTGCCATTGGTTGCTTCTGCATTGGTACCAACCAGGTCGACTTGGAGTATGCTGGTGAGCATGGTATTGCGGTCTTCAATTCTCCATTTTGTAACTCACGTTCTGTTGCTGAAATGACCCTTGCAGAGATAATCTTTTTGTCTCGTCAAATGGGCGACAGATCTATGGAGATGCATCAAGGTGTTTGGAACAAGAAATCTGCCAAATGCTGGGAGGTTAGGGGTAAAACCTTAGGTATCGTCGGTTATGGTCATATTGGTTCTCAACTATCTGTTCTGACTGAATCTCTGGGTATGCATGTTTTGTACTACGATATCTTGTCTCTTATGTCTCTTGGTAACTCGGAGCAGGTTTCTACCTTGGATGAGTTGTTAAGCAACTCTGATTTCGTCACTTTGCACGTTCCTGAAACTCCAGAGACCAAGAACATGATCTCTACCCCTCAACTAGCCCAGATGAAGGATGGTGCTTATTTGTTAAATAACTGCAGAGGTAGTGTCGTTGACATTCCAGCGTTGGTTGAGGCATTGAAACTTGGTAAGTTGGCCGGTGCCGCATTGGATGTCTATCCTGCAGAgccaagaaagaatggtCCTGACTTCCAGGATGGACTTTTCCCCGAGATTGAGCAGTTGAAAACCCTTAAAAACGTTATATTGACTCCTCATATTGGTGGCTCTACAGAGGAAGCACAGTCTGCCATTGGCATTGAGGTTTCTCACACCTTGAGTAACTATATTAATGAAGGTACCTCCACTGGAGCCGTTAACTTTCCAGAGGTTGCTCTCAGAGGTTTGGATTGGGATCAGAAGAATGCTGTTAGAGTCTTGTACATTCATCAAAATGTTCCAGGTGTTTTAAAAACTGTCAACCAGATCTTGTCCGATCACAATATCGAAAAGCAGTTTTCCGACTCTCGTGGAAATGTTGCCTACTTGATGACTGATATCTCGGATGTCAATTTGGACGACATCAAAAATATCTACGAGAAGTTGGAGGGTACTCCTTTCAGAATTATCACTAGAATTCTCTACTAA